A single Deinococcus betulae DNA region contains:
- a CDS encoding putative bifunctional diguanylate cyclase/phosphodiesterase, which yields MPALRASALPATLLLTLLLTAGLHVAWLVWRWGPPEQAAWYINLPYLLVIALSAALAGLAWRRSAAPQRGGLRLLTLALLALTLGEGVWVAAELLTATVPPISVADLLYGAYYVLLGLALLRLARVSLRPLETAGLLLDSAIIVGVVGIYAWYGFLGELATDTSTPLSQRLVALAYPTLDLGLLTLVLLAVRGRDVRFPVLLLAAGLATYAAADLTYALHSSRGHYESGQWLDALWTLGTAAQALAGWWLRRAPLQETGAPPPAGLRRLLRALPYLAVALSCGLLLLTFGTSTPAARGVAWGTVALFALVMCRQAVSFVENARLNQELRTFAQKLEASRNLLSHQAFHDALTGLPNRALFRDRLEQALTTATRYRQRVAVLYLDLDGFKLVNDTLGHAAGDELLVQAAGRMRGCLRESDTLARMGGDEFTVILTHLGQPEDAELVAGRLVGALAQPFELAGEGGQDSGLAVVTASIGLSVYDGHAPTEQTGPPPNASALQRRADLAMYQAKTQGKNSYRVFHPDMEATVHAQERLESALRGALDRGEFTLHYQPQVRGSAVTGVEALLRWTHHDLGEVPPDQFIPVAEDSAVILPLGAWVMDQAAAQAARWQAAGTPLRVAVNVSPREFAQSDFVERVQGTLTRHHLRGEWLELEVTERLVVRDIEAAAHKIRQLRRLGVLVSLDDFGAGHSALSSLMKLPISALKIDHEFVENAEFHEGGQQLIQAITSVARAMNLAVVAEGVETERQLNMVRALGCDQVQGFLFARPMPADDLTRWLAEWRAGGGQAGG from the coding sequence CGGGACTGCATGTGGCCTGGCTGGTCTGGCGCTGGGGCCCCCCCGAGCAGGCGGCCTGGTACATCAACCTGCCCTACCTGCTGGTGATTGCGCTGTCGGCGGCGCTGGCGGGGCTGGCCTGGCGGCGCAGCGCGGCGCCGCAACGGGGGGGGCTGCGCCTCCTGACCCTGGCCCTGCTGGCCCTGACGCTGGGCGAGGGCGTGTGGGTGGCGGCCGAACTACTGACAGCCACCGTGCCGCCCATCTCGGTGGCAGACCTGCTGTACGGCGCGTATTACGTGCTGCTGGGCCTGGCCCTGCTGCGCCTGGCGCGCGTGAGCCTGCGGCCCCTGGAAACGGCTGGGCTGCTGCTGGACAGTGCCATCATCGTGGGGGTGGTGGGCATTTACGCCTGGTACGGCTTTTTGGGCGAGCTGGCGACCGACACCAGCACCCCGCTGTCCCAGCGCCTGGTGGCCCTGGCCTACCCCACACTGGACCTGGGCCTGCTGACCCTGGTGCTGCTGGCGGTGCGCGGGCGCGACGTGCGGTTTCCGGTGCTGCTGCTGGCCGCAGGCCTGGCCACCTACGCCGCCGCCGACCTGACTTACGCCCTGCACAGCAGCCGGGGCCACTACGAGTCCGGGCAGTGGCTGGACGCTCTGTGGACGCTGGGCACCGCAGCCCAGGCACTGGCGGGATGGTGGCTGCGCCGCGCGCCCCTTCAAGAGACGGGCGCCCCTCCCCCCGCAGGCCTGCGGAGGTTGCTGCGCGCCCTGCCCTACCTGGCGGTGGCGCTGTCCTGCGGGCTGCTGCTCCTGACCTTCGGCACCTCAACCCCGGCGGCGCGCGGCGTGGCCTGGGGAACAGTGGCGCTGTTTGCGCTGGTGATGTGCCGTCAAGCTGTGTCGTTTGTGGAAAACGCCCGCCTGAATCAAGAGCTGCGCACCTTTGCCCAGAAGCTGGAGGCCAGCCGCAATCTGCTGAGCCATCAGGCGTTTCACGACGCCCTGACCGGGCTGCCCAACCGCGCCCTGTTCCGTGACCGGCTGGAACAGGCGCTGACCACCGCCACCCGCTACCGCCAGCGGGTGGCGGTGCTGTACCTCGACCTGGACGGGTTCAAGCTGGTCAACGACACGCTGGGCCACGCGGCGGGCGACGAACTGCTGGTGCAGGCCGCTGGCCGGATGCGGGGCTGCCTGCGCGAGAGTGACACCCTGGCGCGCATGGGCGGCGACGAATTCACGGTCATCCTGACGCATCTGGGGCAACCTGAAGATGCCGAACTGGTGGCTGGTCGCCTGGTTGGGGCGCTGGCCCAGCCCTTCGAGTTGGCCGGCGAAGGGGGCCAGGACAGTGGACTGGCGGTGGTGACGGCGTCGATTGGCCTGAGCGTGTACGACGGCCACGCGCCAACTGAGCAGACGGGGCCACCCCCGAATGCCAGCGCCCTGCAGCGCCGCGCCGACCTGGCCATGTATCAGGCCAAAACCCAGGGCAAGAACAGCTACCGCGTCTTTCACCCCGACATGGAAGCCACCGTCCACGCCCAGGAGCGCCTTGAATCGGCCCTGCGCGGCGCGCTGGACCGTGGGGAGTTTACGCTGCACTATCAGCCGCAGGTGCGGGGCAGCGCCGTGACCGGCGTGGAGGCGCTGCTGCGCTGGACCCACCACGACCTCGGGGAAGTCCCGCCCGACCAGTTCATTCCGGTGGCCGAGGACAGCGCCGTCATCCTGCCGCTGGGCGCCTGGGTGATGGACCAGGCCGCCGCCCAGGCCGCGCGCTGGCAGGCGGCAGGCACCCCGCTGCGGGTGGCGGTCAATGTCTCGCCCCGCGAATTTGCCCAGAGTGACTTTGTCGAGCGGGTGCAGGGCACCCTGACGCGGCACCACCTGCGCGGCGAGTGGCTGGAACTGGAAGTCACCGAGCGCCTAGTCGTCCGCGATATCGAGGCCGCCGCCCACAAAATCCGGCAGCTGCGCCGCCTGGGCGTTCTGGTGTCGCTAGACGACTTTGGCGCGGGCCATTCCGCGCTGAGCTCGCTGATGAAATTGCCCATCAGCGCTCTGAAGATTGACCACGAATTCGTGGAGAACGCCGAGTTTCACGAGGGCGGACAGCAGCTGATTCAGGCGATTACCTCCGTGGCGCGCGCCATGAATCTGGCTGTGGTGGCCGAGGGGGTGGAAACGGAGCGCCAGCTCAACATGGTCCGCGCCTTGGGCTGCGACCAGGTACAGGGGTTTCTCTTTGCGCGCCCCATGCCCGCCGACGACCTCACCCGCTGGCTGGCCGAGTGGCGCGCGGGCGGAGGCCAGGCGGGCGGCTAA
- a CDS encoding DUF1152 domain-containing protein, which produces MFLANSSFTSFLPTLGRDLAPAVVTVTPDQRVTPGDYCPEYWLSRWLQTQGEPSTVYAFRQVGVQPLKTAYEALCDHLALDTVLLVDGGTDSLMRGDESGLGTPHEDATSLVAVNELRGVKTLLACLGFGVDAFHGVCHAHYLEATAELTRAGTYLGAFSLTPGMLPVQQYRGACEAAFQIMPRYTSIVNSSILSAIEGQYGDHHASTRTHGSELWINPLMGLYWTYDLGAVARRLQYYRPMLDTLSLSDVGLVIERHRDEVPLRPRVDIPV; this is translated from the coding sequence GTGTTTCTGGCGAACTCTTCGTTCACGTCCTTTCTGCCCACTCTCGGGCGCGACCTGGCACCTGCCGTGGTGACCGTGACCCCAGACCAGCGGGTGACGCCCGGCGACTACTGTCCTGAATACTGGCTCAGCCGGTGGCTCCAGACTCAGGGCGAGCCCAGCACTGTGTATGCCTTTCGCCAGGTGGGCGTGCAGCCGCTCAAGACGGCGTACGAGGCCCTGTGCGATCACCTCGCTCTTGACACCGTGCTGTTGGTGGACGGCGGCACCGATTCCCTGATGCGCGGCGATGAGTCGGGCCTGGGCACGCCGCATGAAGACGCGACCAGTCTGGTGGCCGTCAATGAGTTGCGCGGCGTCAAAACACTGCTGGCCTGTCTGGGGTTTGGCGTTGACGCCTTTCACGGGGTCTGCCACGCCCACTACCTGGAGGCCACCGCCGAGCTGACCCGTGCCGGTACCTATCTGGGGGCTTTCAGCCTCACGCCGGGGATGCTTCCTGTCCAGCAATACCGCGGCGCCTGCGAGGCCGCCTTTCAGATAATGCCCCGGTACACCAGCATCGTGAACAGCAGCATTCTGAGCGCCATCGAAGGGCAGTACGGCGACCACCATGCCAGCACCCGCACCCACGGCAGCGAACTGTGGATTAACCCGCTGATGGGCCTGTACTGGACGTATGACCTGGGGGCCGTCGCCCGGCGACTTCAATATTACCGGCCGATGCTGGACACCCTGAGCTTGTCGGACGTGGGCCTGGTCATTGAACGCCACCGGGACGAGGTGCCTCTTCGGCCCAGGGTGGACATCCCAGTCTAG